The following nucleotide sequence is from Deltaproteobacteria bacterium.
TGCAAAGAAAGGAGCATCCCCTGATAGGCTTCGGGAGAGCCCAGGCCGTAGATGCAGGAGACGCTGGCGACAATCAGGCAGTCGTTCCGTGTTAACAGGGAACGGGTAGCCGAATGACGCATCTTGTCAATGGCTTCATTGATGGAAGAATCTTTGTCGATGTAGGTATCGGTTTGAGGCAGGTAGGCCTCGGGTTGATAATAGTCATAATAGCTAACGAAATATTCCACGGCATTTTCCGGGAAAAAGGATTTGAATTCTCCATAAAGCTGGGCCGCCAGGGTCTTGTTCGGGGCCAGGACCAAGGTCGGTTTTTGCACTTGGGCCACCACTTGGGCCATGGTGAAGGTCTTCCCCGATCCGGTTACCCCCAGGAGGACCTGGTGTTCCAGACCTTGGCGGACTCCCTGGACTAATTGTTCAATCGCCCTGGGTTGATCCCCTTTGGGCTGGAATTCGGAAATCAGTTTAAATTCTTGCTGCATGGGAATGGGTTGGATACTCGTTGCTCGTTACTGGTTACGCGTTCTCGTTTCATTCGGCGTTGCAAGGAATTTAACACAGATGAGAGGAGAGTGCAAATGCCGCTTTTTTGAGTGCAATTCTACGCTTTCTTTTTGAGATCATTTGTAGTAAAAAAGGGTAAATACAGGCTATAGACAAGAGGCTATAGGCTACAGGAGAAGAAAAACCAAAAAAATATTTAACCGTAGCCCTTCGCCCATTGCTTATAACCCGTCACCAAAACAATCTCAGTGCGTCTACAGGAGGGGAAAATGGGAAAAAATTTTTTTAATCGGGACGATCGGGATATAAAGTTTGTGCTGTTTGAACACTTGAAGGTGGCCGATCTTTTTAAGTACGAAGCCTTTCGGGATTTCAGTCAAGAGGACTTCGAGATGATCATTCAGGAGGCTATGAAAGTCGGGAAAGAGGTCCTGGGCCCGGCCAATCAGGATGGGGACCGAGAAGGATGCACCTATGAAAATGGGGTAGTCAAAGTTCCAAGCTCCTTTCATCACTGCTGGAAAGTTATGGCGGAAAACAGTTGGATTGCCCTGGCGGCCAAGCCGGATTTTGGGGGGCAGGGTTTGCCGGCTGTTTTGAGCGGATTGATCGCCGAACTGTTTATAGCGGCCAATATGTCTATCATGACTTATCCCGGTTTGTCCATCTCCAATGCCGCGGTTATTGAACACTATGGGACTGAGGGAGATAAGGCCCTTTTTGTCGAAAAGCTCAATACCGGTGTCTGGTCCGGGACCATGTGCCTGACCGAGGCCGACGCCGGCTCGGACGTCGGCTGGCTTCGGACCAAGGCGGTTCCTGATAAGGCCTCGGGAGATCCCCGCCTTTATAAGATCGAAGGAAATAAACGGTTTATTACCTGCGGAGAACATGATTTGACCGAAAATATCATCCACCTGGTCCTGGCCCGTATAGAAGGGGGGCCTCCAGGGACCAAAGGGATCAGCCTTTTTATCGTACCCAAGATCTGGGTCAATCCGGACGGATCTTTAGGGGAACCCAATGATGTCTTTTGCAGTGGCATCGAACACAAGATGGGCATCCACGGCTCTTCCACCTGTTCCCTGATTTTTGGCGAAAACGGCGGTTGCAGAGGCTTTCTCCTGGGTGAACCCCATAGCGGTATGGCCAAGATGTTCCAGATGATGAATGAGGCCCGGATGGGTTGCGGGGTCCAGGCCCTGGGTTTGACGGCCGGCGCTTATGACTGCGCCCGTCAATATGCCAAGGAAAGGCTCCAGGGGCCGCTCTTTACCAACCGTAGCGGGGACCGGGTGCCGATTATTCAGCATGAAGATGTGCGGCGGATGCTCATGAATCTAAAGGCCGGGACCGAGGCCATGCGGGCCGTGATCGGTAAACTTTTTTATCTGATCGATATTGCCCAACACGATCCTGATGAAACCAACCGGAAAATGGCCTTTCGTCAGGTGGAGTTGCTCACCCCTCTGGTCAAGGCCTATTTCTCGGACTTCGGATATAGTCTGATCCGGGATGCCATGCAGATCCTGGGCGGCGTCGGCTACTGTCAGGAGTTCCCGGTGGAACAATACGCCCGGGATTCCAAGATCGTCTCCATCTGGGAAGGGACCAACTATATCCAGGCCCTCGATCTGGTGGGCCGCAAGCTGGGCATGGAGGGGGGAAAGGTTTTTCAGGATTGGATCCAGGGGATTATGAGCTTTACCGGTCAGTATAAAGAAGACCCGGATTTCGGGCCGGATTTAAAACTCCTTTTTAAAGCCACCCAAGCTATTGGTGACTTTACCTTGCGTTATATGCAGTATTTTCAGGGGGAAAAGGTCCGGTTGATCGGTTTAACGGCCACCCGATTCCTGGATTGTTTTTCTGAGGTCCTCATGGCCCACCTGATGCTGGAGCAGGGCCTTCTGGCCCGAGACCGGCTCAAAGAGGTTGAGGCCGGCTCAGCCGACGGCATTTTTTACCGAGGGAAAATAGAAACGGTCAAATTTTTCTGCCGAAATATCCTGCCCAATGTCTTTGCCCGTTATACCTCCCTTCAGCAGGAAGACTTTTCGGCTCTCGATATCCCGGAAGAGGCTTTTTAAGAAGGCTTTAAGTGGTCAAAAAAATTGACAATGAGTCCCTGTTTCGTATGAAAAGAAGATCGAAGCCAAATCTGACTTCCCCGGAGAAAACCCCCAAAAGCCTTGAGGAGAGCATGGCCAGGAATCATGCCCTCCTCAAGCAAAGGACGCTTCAACTTTCAAAGACCAATAAAGAATTAAAAAAAGAAATTGAGGAACGCAAACAAGCGGAGAGGGCTTTAGGAAAATCAGAAAGAAAATTCAGGATATTATCTACTCGGCTGATCAATGCCCAGGAAAACGAGAGAAAAAGGATCGCCATCGAATTGCATGATGAGTTGGGCC
It contains:
- a CDS encoding acyl-CoA dehydrogenase; this translates as MGKNFFNRDDRDIKFVLFEHLKVADLFKYEAFRDFSQEDFEMIIQEAMKVGKEVLGPANQDGDREGCTYENGVVKVPSSFHHCWKVMAENSWIALAAKPDFGGQGLPAVLSGLIAELFIAANMSIMTYPGLSISNAAVIEHYGTEGDKALFVEKLNTGVWSGTMCLTEADAGSDVGWLRTKAVPDKASGDPRLYKIEGNKRFITCGEHDLTENIIHLVLARIEGGPPGTKGISLFIVPKIWVNPDGSLGEPNDVFCSGIEHKMGIHGSSTCSLIFGENGGCRGFLLGEPHSGMAKMFQMMNEARMGCGVQALGLTAGAYDCARQYAKERLQGPLFTNRSGDRVPIIQHEDVRRMLMNLKAGTEAMRAVIGKLFYLIDIAQHDPDETNRKMAFRQVELLTPLVKAYFSDFGYSLIRDAMQILGGVGYCQEFPVEQYARDSKIVSIWEGTNYIQALDLVGRKLGMEGGKVFQDWIQGIMSFTGQYKEDPDFGPDLKLLFKATQAIGDFTLRYMQYFQGEKVRLIGLTATRFLDCFSEVLMAHLMLEQGLLARDRLKEVEAGSADGIFYRGKIETVKFFCRNILPNVFARYTSLQQEDFSALDIPEEAF